Part of the Rhodococcus sp. OK302 genome is shown below.
GGATTCCGCCACCGTTGGTGCCGAGTTCCTTGATCGCTTCCTGCGACGCAACCGGCGCCAGCGCGTTGGTGACGGAGTTGCCGTCGAGCCCGGTGGATGCAAATCCACTGTGGAAGGACTGGATGACGCCCTGGCTCAACAGGATCAACGCAATCACGAAGGCGAACGGCAACAGGATGCGCAAGCACCCACGGGTGAGGTCAACCCAGAAATTTCCGATCTCACCTCCCCGGGATACCCGAATGAAGCCACGCACCAAGGCAATCGCCACGGCCATACCGACGGCTGCCGAGACAAAGTTCTGCACGGCCAAACCGACGGGCTGAACAAAGTTGCTCATCGTCGTTTCGGGTGTGTACGACTGCCAGTTGGTATTGGCCACAAAGGAAATCGCGGTATTGAAGGCTACGGCGGGGCTGACCCCGGACAATCCGTCACTCAGGGGCAGCACACCCTGAATCCGCTGCAGGAAGTAGAGGAACAACGCACTTGCCAGCGAGAATCCCAACACACTGGCGGCGTATCCGTACCACGTCTGCTCGGCGCGCGAGTCGATCCTGCCGAGGCGGTAGATCACGCTCTCCACCCGCAGGTCACGAGTGGAGGTGTAGACGCGTGCCATGTAGTCGCCCACGGGGACGTAGGCGGCCGCCAGGACTACAAGCACAAAAGCAATCTGCAGGCCGGCTGCAAGAGCGGGCGACATCAGAACCTCTCAGGATCTATGAGTGCAACAAGAAGATAGATGACCAGTGCCGCGGCGACGGCAATCAGCAGGGCGCTGACAACGCCGGCGACGGTCATTTGGGAGCACTCGACTGCAGGGCGCGCAGAACCAGCGCACACACGAGAAAACCACCGAGAATCAGAGCAACGTAGGCCAGATCGGCCATGAGCTTCCCTCTTCGACATCGAAATCCGTGCTGCAGTACATCGCAGCCATGACGCACGGTCCTGGAAGACCCAGAAGACCGCGGGCGCTCCTCCAGCTTTGACCTCGAAAACCTGGCATTGACGCTCTCTGACGATCCGTTTACGCGGCGACCAGGCGTCTTGATGAGATCTTGACGCGAAAACGCTCATCCTCAATACTGAAATTCGTTACTGTTCGTTCGAACGAACAGTCAACCGAAAGGGAATGCGATGGCGTCAGGACCGCACACCGAACCGAGCTATGCCCCATCTCTGATCGATCAGGTGGCAAGTCTGGCGTCCGGCGCGACCACGTCCGTCGCCGCTACTACCGCGACACTCGACCGTATCGACGCGTCGCAGTCCACCTTGAACGCCTTCAAGATCGTCCGCCGGGAAAAGGCCCTCGAAGAAGCTGCCGACGCCGATCGTCGGCTGGCACTGGGCGAACGCCTCCCCCTGCTCGGTGTACCCATCGCAGTCAAGGATGACGTCGACATCGTCGGCGAGCCCACCGCATTCGGCTGCCCCGGCGAATTCCCCGCCAAGACAGAAGATTCCGAGATGGTTCGACGCCTCCGCGCCGCCGGCGCCGTGATCGTCGGCAAAACCAACAGTCCCGAACTGGGCCAGTGGCCGGTCACCAGTGGCAGCGCCTTCGGATACACCCTCAATCCGTGGTCGCAGCACCACACTCCCGGCGGCTCGTCCGGTGGCACCGCAGCCGCTGTTGCCGCCGGATTGGTCAGTGCCGGAATCGGTTCCGACGGTGCCGGTTCGATCCGCATCCCGGCTGCCTGGACCCATCTGGTGGGCATCAAACCACAACGAGGCCGCATTTCCACCTGGCCCGACGCCGAAGCGTTCTACGGCCTGACCGTCAACGGACCACTCGCCCGAACCGTCGCCGACGCGGCACTGCTCCTCGACGTTGCGGCCGGAAACCATGCGGGCGATCTGCACAGACCGGCGCCCGTGACCGTCAGCGATGCCGTCGGACGCGACCCGGGAAAGCTGAACATCGCACTGTCCCTGCGTAATCCGTTCACCGCAACCCCGGTCGCCCTCGACCCTGAGGTCCGCCGAGCGGTGTACTCTCTGGCTGACACTCTGCGCGGCCTCGGACATCGCGTCGTCGTGGACGATCCCGCGTACGGACTGGTATTCGGATTGAACTTTCTCCCACGCTCACTCGCCGGCGTGCACGAGTGGTTGCAGCGCCTCCCGGATCCGTCGCTGGCAGATCCCAGAACTCTCGGAAATGCGCAGAACGGCAAGCTACTTCGCGGTGCACCGCTTCGCGCGGCACGCGCTGCCGAACCTCGGATGCGTCGACGCATCGGAGCCATATTCGAGAAGTACGACGTCATCCTGGCACCCACCACCGCAACACCGCCGATCAAGGCAACCGCTATCGACGGCATCGGCGGTTGGGAAACCGACAAGGTGATGACCGGAGCCTGCCCCTACGCCTGGCCGTGGAATGTTCTCGGGTGGCCGTCGATCAGTGTTCCCGCCGGGTTCAGCAATGCCGGCCTGCCGATCGGCGCTCAGTTGATGGGCAACGAGAACACCGAACCGCTGTTGGTCTCCCTCGCAGCGCAATTGGAGTCGGTGCTGCGCTGGGATCAGGTTCGTCCCGAACCGTGGTGGCGAACCACATGAGCACACTCGATGTTCGCACCCGAATTCTCGATGCCGTTCTCCACATCGTCATCACCGACGGAATTGCCGGCGTCAGCAACAGGCGTATCGCCACCCAGGCCGGGGTGTCACTGGGATCGATCACTTACCATTTCCCGGCCCAGTCGGACATGCTGCGCGCCACGTTGTTCCGGTT
Proteins encoded:
- a CDS encoding amidase, translated to MASGPHTEPSYAPSLIDQVASLASGATTSVAATTATLDRIDASQSTLNAFKIVRREKALEEAADADRRLALGERLPLLGVPIAVKDDVDIVGEPTAFGCPGEFPAKTEDSEMVRRLRAAGAVIVGKTNSPELGQWPVTSGSAFGYTLNPWSQHHTPGGSSGGTAAAVAAGLVSAGIGSDGAGSIRIPAAWTHLVGIKPQRGRISTWPDAEAFYGLTVNGPLARTVADAALLLDVAAGNHAGDLHRPAPVTVSDAVGRDPGKLNIALSLRNPFTATPVALDPEVRRAVYSLADTLRGLGHRVVVDDPAYGLVFGLNFLPRSLAGVHEWLQRLPDPSLADPRTLGNAQNGKLLRGAPLRAARAAEPRMRRRIGAIFEKYDVILAPTTATPPIKATAIDGIGGWETDKVMTGACPYAWPWNVLGWPSISVPAGFSNAGLPIGAQLMGNENTEPLLVSLAAQLESVLRWDQVRPEPWWRTT
- the kdpF gene encoding K(+)-transporting ATPase subunit F → MTVAGVVSALLIAVAAALVIYLLVALIDPERF